The window CGGCGGCTCATCCGCGAGGCGTTCCAGTCCGTCGAGTGGGACGAATCCGACGAGGAGGCCCGCGAGCGCACCCACGACCTCGGAGAGGCGATCCTGCTGTCGATGCGGGACACCATAGAGACCGTCGCCGAGGGGGAGAGCGTCGGCGAGCGCCACACCGTCCGGGCCAGCCCCGAGGCCGTCGACGCCCTGCTCGAGCACCTCCGGGGACAGGGGTTGCGGATCGAGATCGAGTCGGACGAGCGGGAGGACGGCGACCGCGTCGTCACGTTCTGCAAGCGAACGCAGTCGACCAACGACAAGACGAAAAACTACCTCGAGGGACAGGTCGTCCGGGAGTGACGGCGGTCAGAGGTACTCCTCCCACAGCGGAATGTCGGCGTACTTGTCGCCGCGGTCGCAGAGCATCACGACCGTCACCGAGTCCTCGTCGAGCGCCCCGTCCTCGGCTAACTGGTGGACGGCCTGGATCCCGGCCCCGCTCGAGGTGCCGACGACGAACTGGCCGTCGACCCGGAGGTAGTCCTCGACGGTTTCTGGGTCGTGCTGGCCCGGATCGTGGACGTCGACCGCCGCGTCCTGGTAGCGATCCCGGAGGTCCCGGGCGCGGTCGTAGGCGTCGCCCGTCGAGACGTACTCCTTGCGGTCGAGGACGGACTCGTCGTACGTCTCGGGGTGGTAGTGGTCGCCCGTCCGGAGGAATTTCAGGCCGTCGATGGCGTGCAGCGCCTCCTTTGGCTCGAAGCCGACGACGGTGACGTCGTCGCCGCGGTCGTGGAGCCCCCGGCCCGTCCCCGTGACGGTGCCGCCGGTTCCGGCCCCCGCGACGAAGTGGGTGACCGCTCCGTCGGTCTGCTCCAGAATCTCCCGGGCCGTCGTCCGCTCGTGGGTGCCGGGGTTGTCGGGGTTCTCGTACTGGTTCGGGCGGTAGTAGTCTTCGGGGTTTGCGGCGATCAGTTCCTCGCAGCGCTCGATGACGGCGTCGTAGCCGAGGTCGGCGTCGACGAAGTGGATCTCGGCGCCGGCGTCCCGGACCGCCTCGATCTTGCCGCCGCTTGCGTTGTCCGGCATCACGATCTCGACGTCGTACCCTCGCGCCGTGGCGAGTCGAGCGATCTCGCTGCCCGTGTTGCCCGATGTGGGTTCGATGATCGTCGCGTCGGGCTCGAGTTCGCCCCGCTGTTCGGCCCCGTCGAGCATCCCCTTCGCGATGCGTGACTTGATGGAGCCGCCGCCGTGTGGGGCCTCCGGCAGGTTGAACCACTCCGCCTTGCCGTAGACGGTGCCGGGGACGTCGACCTCGAGCTCGAGTAGCGGGGTCTCGAAGATCGTGGACTCGTCGATCCCGGTTCCGATTCCGGTCCCGGTCCCGGTTCCGGTGGTCCCGGATTCGGTCCCGCCGGCCGACTCGTCCGGCGTCCGCTGGTCGGTCATAGCGGTCCTTTCCACGGGCCGAATATGGGTCCGACGGAACCGGCCGTCTCCGCGGACATCTCGGTTCCGACCTCGTCCCGGGTGCTCGAGTGGAGCGGCCGCTCGACGGCCGTTCGCGGGTCTCGAGTCCGGTTTACCGGTCGGCCGACGGGGGCTTGCCTGGCGTCGCAGATACGAGAGAGAACTGACCCGACCGAAAGGAGTTAACGGACTCCGACACCAACTCGAAGCGAAACCATATGAGCAAGCCGACCTGGGACGACGTCGTCGACCTCCCGGACGAACTCGACGACGAGACGGCCGAACAGCTCTACGAGGAGGCCGACGAACGCCAGGACATGACGGGCGAGGTCTGTCCGTACCCGCAACTCGAGGCCAAGAAGGCGATCCAGGGGCTCGGGTCGGGCGACCTGCTCGTCCAGGAGACCGACCACGTACCGAGTACCGAAAACGTCCCGAAGGCAGTCGAGGACCTCGCCGACGCGAAGGTCTGGAAGAGCGGGTCGGGACTGTACCGTATTTTCCTCTCCAAGAAGTAATCCACATCCATGGTCGACGAAGTCACCCCCGACGAAGTCAAAGAAAAGCTCGAGGACGACGACGTACAGGTCGTCGACATCCGGCCGGAATCGGAGTACGAACAGGGCCACATCCCCGGCGCGATCAACATCCCGATGAGCGAACTACCCGCCCGGATCGACGAGTACGACTGGGGCGACGACGTGGTCGTCGCCTGCCCGATCGGCCAGAGTTCGATCCAGGCGGCCCGGCTGATCGGCAGCTACGAGGACGCCGACAGCGACGCCGTCGCGAGCATGGAGGGCGGCTACCGGGAGTGGGAGTACGAACTCGAGACGGGCACGGAATCCGAGACCGACGAATCGGAAGCGCAAGCCTGACGCGAGCGACTCGCCCGTTCGATTCTCTCTCCGTTTCCGACGCCTCGAGCGCCGAGTCCGTCAGTCGAGCGGTTCCACGGGATCGCCGACGGCGACCGTCTTCCCCCGATCCGCGTCGACGACGTCGGCGATGAGCATCAGCGTGTAGTAGTGGTCGAAGGCCGCCTCGTCGGCCCACTCGGGGAACGTCTCCCGGCGCTTCTCGACGAATCGTTCGCGGAACTCGGGGAGAGCCTCGCCCGTGTCCGGATCCCGCTCCGGGACGACACAGCGCGCACAGGGCGTGACTCCCTCGAGTCGCACGTCGCCGACGGTGAAAGCCGGCGCGTCCGCGCCGACGAACCGATCCTCCCAGAACGGTTCGACGCCCGAAACCTCGAGGTTCGCCCGCATCCGCCGGCGAACGCCGTCGACGGTGAGGTCGTCGAACCAGTCGGCGACCGTCTCCAGGGTCGCGGTGCTGATCACGGACGTTCCCATACCGTTCCGGGCGACGTAACCGCGCTCGTCGTCGCGTTCGAGCGCGAGCTCGCCGAGGTCGAAGACGTCCGAGAACCACGCGGCCGCGCGCTCGCGGCCCACTTCGCTCTCGAGGTCGAACTGGCGCGGGCCGTCCGCGTCGCTCCCCGTCACGTCGACGGTCAACGCTCCCGTTTCGGGATCGTACTCGGTCGTTATATCGTGTACGCGATCGGTCCGTGGACCCTCGACGACCTCGCCGTCGGCGTCGAAGATGGCGAACGCCCGGTCGCCGGCGAGCGTGCCGTTCTCGCGGATCGTTGCTTCCTCGCGGTCGACGCCGTCGAGGGACTTCACGGGGTAGGTTCGGATGCGCTCGAGCCGTGCCATGGGAGTGCCGTGGCCGGCGGGCGGGATATAGGTGTTCGTTCCAGCGAAACCGCACGATCGCCGCACACGTTCGGCCGAACGGTTTCAGCCGGTCGCGTCGTACGGACGGCGATGAGCGACCTCGAACCCCACGCGGTGCCCGACGCGGTCCTCGAGGCGCTCGGACTCGAGGACGATCCGGGCGCGTTCGATCCCTACACCGTCGATTCCGACGGGTGGAACCTCGAGGTCTCGGGTGCTGTCACGGACCCACTGTCTCTCTCCCGGCGGGACCTCGAGTCGTTCCCGTTCGAGACGGCGACGGAGGACTTCGACTGCGTGGAGGGGTGGCGGGCCGACGACCTCGCGTGGCGCGGGGTCCGGGTCGAACGGGTGCTCGAGCGGGCCGGCCCCGTCGCCGACGAACCGCACGCGCTCGTTCGCGCGCTCGACGGGGACTACGCGTGTTCGTTCCCGCTCGAGCGCCTGTCGACGGCGCTGCTCGCCCTCGAACTCGACGGCGAACCGCTCCCGCTCGAGCACGGCGGCCCGGCCCGTCTCGTCCCGCTGGACGATGACGACGACTGCTGGGAGAGCATCAAGTGGGTGTCGGCGATCGAGATCGGCGACGATCCCTTCGGCGGGGACGACACCGCGAAAGAGCGGGCGCTGTCGCGACTCGAGTGAGACGGAGGCGGGTCTCTTGCAGTCTCCGCTCGGTCAGTCGTCCGACTCCTCCGTGACCAGCAGGTCCTCGTCGGCGTACTCCTCGCGGAGCGTCTTCTTGTCGAACTTACCCGTCGCGGTCTTGGGCACCTCGTCGATGTGGACGACGGCGTCGGGCGTCCACCAGTCGGGATAGTCCTCCGCGATGAACGCCTCGAGTTCGGCCAGGAACTCGTCTTCGTCCATCCCGGCGTCGTCGGTCGGGACGACGAACGCGACCGGCCGTTCCTGCCACTTCTCGTGGGGCGCGCCGACGACGGTGGCCTCGCTGACCGCCTCGTGGGCCATAATCTTGTTCTCGAGTTCGACGGAGGAGATCCACTCGCCGCCGCTCTTGATCACGTCCTTCGTCCGGTCGACGATCTGGATGTAGCCGTCCTCGTCGACGGTGACGATGTCGCCGGTCTTGAGCCACGACCCCTCGAAGTCGACTTCGTTGGCCTGGGGCCGCTCGAAGTACGAGTCCGTGACCCAGGGGCCACGGACCCACAGTTCGCCGAAGTCCTCGCCGTTCCACGGGACCTCCTCGCCGTCGTCGTCGACGACTTTGAACTCGAGGCCCGGAACGATCAGCCCTTGCTTGGCCTGCTTCGCGTACTGCTGTTCGGGCGAGCGGTCCTCGAGGTCGCTCTTGAGGTGGGCGACGGTCCCCAGCGGCGACAGTTCGGTCATCCCCCAGGCGTGGACGACCTCGACGCCGAGGTCGTCGTACTGGCGGATCAGGCTCTCGGGAGCGGCGCTTCCGCCGATAACGACCCGCTCGAGCGAGTCGAGGTCCACGTCGTGTTCCTGGACGTACTCGAGGACGCCGAGCCAGACGGTCGGGACGCCGGCCGTGAGGGTAACCCCCTCCTCCTGGATGAGTCGAACCAGGTCCTCGGGCTCGGGCGAGGGGCCGGGATAGACGTGTTTCGCGCCGGCGGCGGTCGTCGCGAACGGCATCCCCCAGGCGTTGACGTGGAACATCGGGACGACCGGCATGACGACGTCGTCCTCGTCGATCTCGAGCGCCTGGGGAGTCAGGCTCGCCATCGTGTGCGACCACAGCATCTGCTGGGTGTACTCGACCCCTTTCGGCTTCCCCGTCGTCCCCGAGGTGTAACACATCCCCGCGGGCTGGTCCTCGTCGAGTTCCGGCCAGTCGTACTCCGTCCCGTGAGCGTCGATGAACGACTCGTAGTCGGTAACCGACTCGAGGTCGGTCTCCGGTACCTCCGAGCCCATGACGACGTACTGCTCGACGGATTCGAAGGCCGCCGCGTCGTGAGCCCCCTCGAGCGCCTCGAGCAGCGACTGGTCGACGAACAGCAGTCGGTCCGCAGCGTTCTCGACGATGTACTGGATGTGTTCGGCCGGCAGCAGCGGGTTGATCGTGTGGAGTTGGCCCCCAACGTTCGGCGCTGCGAAGTAGACCTCGGCGTGCCGGTGGTGATTCCAGCAGAACGTCCCGACGCGGTCGCCATCACCGATTCCGGCGTCCTCGAGCGCGTTCGCCAGTTGTCGCGTCCGATCGGCGTACTCCTCGTAGGTGTTGCGGACGATTCCCTCGTGTGTTCGAGAGACGACTTCCCGGTCCGGGTGGAGCCGTTCCGCGCGCCAGAGGAACGGTCGGAGCGTCTGATCGTATCCTGCCATACGTTATATCGTCACACGTTCCCGCATAATTCTACCGACGAATTCACAGATGCGCTCTCTCTTCTCGGGACGGTGGGTAGAACTGCACGACGAAGTCTTGAAGAACGTCGGCTCGAACCCCTTGGATATGCGACTCGAGGAGTACTGGGGGGTCGGTCCGAAGACACGGGAGACGCTGGTCGACGAACTCGGGCGCGAGGCGGCGATCCGGGCCATCGAGAACGGAAACGTCCGGGCGCTCGCGGACGCGGGGCTGGCCCGCGGCCGCGCGACGCGCATCCTCCGTCGCGCGACCGGCGGCGACGGCATCGACACGCTGGCGACGAGCGACGCTCGCTCGGCGTACAAGGACCTGCTCGAGCTGGCGAGCGACCACGCGGTCACGCAGCGAGCGGCCGACCGCATCCGTGTGCTGACGCCCCTGTCGACCCGCGAGGCGATGGAGGAACGGCTCGACGACGTGCTCGCGGCCCGGGACGCCTGGGCCGGGCTGTCCGCGGACGATCGCGAAGCCGTGCTCGCGGCCTACGAGCGCTACGACGAGCGCGAGGGCAGCGAACGCGCGGCCGTCAACGCCGCGCTCGCACTGCTCGAGGCCGGGGTCGACTCCGGCCCGTTCGCCGCGATCGCCGACCTCGAGCGCGAGCGCCTCGAGGCGGCCGCGGAGGCGCTCGCGGCCCTCGACGGGTACGAAAGCGGCTCCCGGGTTCGCGTCCGCGAGGGCGCAGACGAGGAACTCGACCGCCTGCGGGGGACGCTCGGCGCGGTCGAGGACATGGACGCCAACGCGCTCGAGGTGATCGAGGACCTGCGCGACGACGGCGTTCGCGACGTGACGGCGTTCCGGCAGGCCTTCGAGGATCGCCTGCTCTCGGAGACCGACGTGACGATCGACCGGGTGCGCGCCGCGATGCCGGAGAACGCCACCGACGCGACCGACTTCGTCGGCGGCACCCTCCGGGCGCTCAGGTCCGACCTGACCGAAGCGATCGACGAGCGGGAGGAGACCGTCGCCGAGGCGTTTCAGGAAACCCTCGCGGACGCCCGAACGGCCGTCGACCGGGCCGTCGAGGCCGTCGACGACATCGCCCTCCAGCTGTCGCTCGCGCGCTTTGCCCTCGAGTACGACTGCACGCGCCCGGAGTTCGTAGCGCCCGATGGCGGGGAGGCCGCCGTCTCGGTCGTCGACGCGCGGAACCTCACGCTCGCGGCCCGCGACGACGAGTCCGTCCAGCCGGTGACCTACGCGCTGGGCGATCACGGGGTGACGTCGGTTCCGGACGACGCCGATTCCGACCTCGAGGCTCCCGATCGGGAGCAGGTCGCCGTCCTCACCGGCGCCAACAGCGGCGGGAAAACGACGCTGCTCGAGACGCTGTGCCAGGTCGTCCTGCTGGCGTCGATGGGGCTACCCGTCCCCGCCGAGCGGGCCGAGGTCACGCCCGTCGACTCGCTGGTCTTCCACCGCCGGCACGCGAGTTTCAACGCCGGCGTCCTCGAGTCGACGCTGCGCTCGATCGTGCCGCCGCTGACCTCCGACGGGCGGACGCTGATGCTGGTCGACGAGTTCGAGGCGATCACCGAACCGGGCAGCGCGGCGGACCTGCTGCACGGGCTGGTCACCCTGACCGTCGACCGGGACGCGATGGGCGTGTTCGTCACCCACCTCGCGGACGACCTCGAGCCCCTGCCGCCCGAGGCTCGCGTCGACGGCATCTTCGCGGAAGGGCTCGATCCCGACCTCGAGTTGCGCGTCGACTACCAGCCCCGGTTCGACACCGTTGGCCGGTCGACGCCGGAGTTTATCGTCTCCCGACTCGTCGCGAACGCCTCGGACCGGCGCGAACGCGCGGGGTTCGAGACGCTGGGCGAGGCCGTGGGCAACGACGTGGTCCAGCGGACGCTCGCCGACGCGCGCTGGTCCGGCGAGGGCAACGCGGGCACCGACTGAGGACCGTCGACTACCGCGACACCGCGGCACTCAGCCGATGCCGTCGCGGTCACGGTCGTCCCAGTCTCCGTCCGAGTCGGGGTCGTCGAACTCCCCATCGATGTCGACTTCTTGGCCGTGATCGCGCTCGAGCCATCGGTCGGGCGTCGGTTCGTACGCGTCCCCGTTGCCGGCCGACCCGTCGCGGGTCCCGTCTTCCGTCCCGCGACCCGTGTACGTGTACACCGTCCCGTCCTCGTCCTCGCAGACGCGGGCCTCGAGGTACGCCTGTGCGGCCCGCCTCGAGAGCGCGCCCATTTCGACCGCGTCGCCGAGTGTCGTCTTGGTCGCGCGGAACCAGGTCCGGATCCGGGTCGGGGGCTCGTCCGCCGAGGGATCCGCGGCCACGATGGCTCCGCGGCCGCCGTCGCGGCCGTCGCCCCACTCGAGCCAGCAGACCCGGTAGGCGTCGACGGCGTAGTCCCGTCCCGGATCGACGAGGTACAGTGCCTCGTAAATGCACGGGTCGAGGTAGTCGGTGAGGATCCGCTCGCGTGCGACCGAGTCCGCGAGCAGGTCGGCGTCGACGGCGCCGTCGGCGAGGGGCGACCCGTCGTCGATCGCTTCCGCGAGCGAGAGGTCGTCCCCGCCCCAGTGGCTGTACCGCAGGTCGTAGAGCCGGTCAGGCCGACGGTAGCCGACGAGCGCTCTATGTCCCATCCGTCCCCCCGCTGGCGTCGTCCCGGTCGAGGACGGGAGTTCGGACGCCGATGTCGCTCGTGCCGCGACGGCGGTAACGGTGATGTGGGTCGGGGATAGGGTGGTGGTAGTAGTGACAGCAGTGGCAAGCCATCGCCGGGCTTGGCCCCGTGTCCGTACTTGAACCCACGGAGACGGGACGACGGACTCGAGCCCGACGGAACGCAACGACGAAAACCCCGCGACTCCTACCGTTCTCCGAACTCGAATGGCAACGGAGTACGACGCCGTCCTCTTCGACAACGACGGCGTGTTGACGACCCCGACGGATCGTGACGTCCTCGTCGAGGCCATCCGCGACGCGTTCGCGGACTGTGGCGTGAGCGACCCGCCGACGGACCACGTCGAGACGCTGCTCGGCCCGACCGTCGACTCGCTGCGCCGCGTCGCGGGGGAGCACGGCCTCGAGCCGACGGACCTGTGGACAGCACGCGAGGAAGCCGCGATCGCCGTTCAACTCGAGGAGATGCGCGCCGGCCGAAAGCGACCGTACGACGACGTCGCCGCCCTGCGGAACCTCGAGGCACCGACCGCGATCGTCAGCAACAACCAGCACCGCACGATCGAGAACGTTCTCGAGGAGTGCGAACTGACGGAGTACGGGTTCGAGACGTGGTACGGTCGCGAGCCCACGATCCGGGGCGTCGAGCGAAAGAAGCCGACCCCCTACTATCTCGAGTCGGCGATCGACGACCTCGCGGCGTCGAACCCGCTGTACGTCGGCGACAGCCGCGTCGACGTCCAGGCGGCGGAGGCCGCGGGGATCGACGCGGCGTTCCTGCGCCGGGACCACCGCCGGGGCTACGAGCTACCGATCGACCCCGACTACGAGATCGAGTCGCTGACCGCCCTCGAGCGGATCCTCTAGCTCGAGACCGGCGTCTCGGTTGCCGCCCGTCGCTCGGCCCGTTCCTTGACCGCCTCGTTCATCGCCTCGAAGCCGCGTTCGACCCGGTCGTGGTCGAGCAACACCGGCACGAGTACGCCCCGGAACGTCTCCCGGTGAAGCAGCCGGGTACGGTCGTCGTCGATCGGCTCGAGGTGGAACTCGTGGTCGCCGTCGAAGACGAAGGGGACGATCAGCCGACCCCGCCAGGCCAGGCGACGTTCCGGCTCGACGGCGATGACCGTCGGTCGGAACGTCATCCCGCGGGACTCCGGCGGTTCGATGCGGACCCGTAACCGTTCTCCCCTCGAGGGGTCGCCCTCGATCGCCCGGATGAACGGGTTCCATTCGGGGTAGCTGTCGAACTCGAGCAACACGTCCCAGACGACGTCGGGCGGGGCGTCGATCTCCTCGAAGGTTTCGATCTTTTCCATGGTAACGACTAACGAGGTGGTCGGTTATGCCTGTGTCGGTGGGTCGTACGGGTCGTTTCGGGCGAGTGGTGAGAACGGCGGCCCGCGAGAGGGGTCGACGTGTAGTGCCTTCGTGACGCTACCCGAGGGATCAGGCGCTGTCGTTGAACCGACGGTTCGTCGAGTACGGCGCGTCGCCGGGTTCGCCCCGAACGAAGTGGCCGGCCGGGTTGATCTCGCCGTCGCGCTCCATCGAGAGCAGTTCGACGAACCAGGCCTCGTGTTCGACCTCCTCCTGAAGGATGCGCTGGGCCATGTCGTAGGTCCGCGGGTCGACGCCGTGAGTCATGTCACAGATCTCCGACCACGTCCGGATGGCACACCGCTCGGCCTCGAGCAGTACCTCGAGGATCGCTTCCGCCGACAACTGCCCGGTGTCGAACCCGCCCTCGTCGCCCATCGGCGTCGGTACCTCGGCGTCCGGGCAGGACGCGCGGTCCGCGAACGCCCGGATGTCGTTCGGCAACGCGCCGCCGAGTTCGTACACTCGCGGCGCGACCAGTTCGAAGTGGGCCCGGTCCTCGAGGCGGGCGTCCTCGGTGATCTCCTTGTAGTCCTCGTGGCCGGCGAGGTGCATCCGGAGGTTGGTGTAGTAGTAGTACGTCGTAAACTCGGCGCCGACGGCGTCGATGAGTTTCTCCCGGAGGTCTTCGGGGTCGAGACCGCGTTCGCGGAGGACGGCCATCCCGACTCGCTCGCTCGTGTCACCTGTCTCGATGTCTCCTGACGCGTGTGGTTTCTCGTCGGACATGCACCAGTGGACTGCCATAACTCCACGTATAGTGCTTGGCGTTTACACGATTTCCAGACCGTCGGCGCGAGCGATCGGTGCCGTTCGCTCTTGAATGCATGCGATATTTGATGCAACACCTTTGCCGGAGAACGTCGTAGTGTTCGTTGACATGTCCCAGCCTAGCTTCGGCTACCTGACCCCGGAGACCCTCCCCCTGTTCACCGACCTGTACGAGTTGCGGATGCTGCAGGCGTACCGCAATCAGGGACACGACCCGACGGCGACGTTCAGCCTCTTCACCCGCGAGTTGCCGGCAAATCGCGGATACATGATCGCGGCGGGCCTCGAGCAGGCCCTACACTACGTCGAGGGCCTCGAGTTCGGCGACCGAGCGATCGAGTACCTGACCGAACTCGAGTTCGACCCGGCGTTTCTGGACTACCTCGAGTCGTTCGAGTTTACCGGCGAGATCCGCGCGCTGCCGGAGGGGACGCCGGTCTTCGAAAACGAGCCGCTGCTCGAAGTGACGGCCCCCATCTCGCAGGCACAACTGTTCGAGACGGCGGTCATCAACCAGATCGGGTTCCAGACGCTGATCGCGACGAAGGCCGCCCGGATGCGGGACGTGATCGATCGGGAGGGTGACGGCCAGCGGCTCGTCGATTTCGGCTCGCGGCGCTCCCACGGTACCGACGCGGGGATCAAGGCCGCGCGGGCGGCCTACGTCGGCGGCTTCGACGGGACGTCGAACGTCGCCGCGGGGGAGGCCTTCGACGTCCCCGTCTTCGGGACGATGGCCCACTCCTGGGTCCAGAGCTTCGAGCACGAGCGCGATTCCTTCGAGACGTTCGTCGACGAGTACGGCGAGGACAGCGTCCTGCTGATCGACACCTACGACACGGTCGCCGGGGCCGAGACGGCAAAGGCGGTCGCCGAGGAGAACGACGTCGACCTGCGCGGCGTTCGACTCGATTCGGGGGATCTGCCCGCGCTCTCGAAGGCCGTCGACGAGGTGTTCCCCGAGGTCGACGAGTTCATCTCGTCGGGGATCGACGAGTACGCGATCCGGGAGTTCTTCGACAGGGACGGGATCGCAGCCGGCTTCGGGCCCGGAACGGCGCTGGTGACGAGCACCGACTCGCCCAAGGTCGAAGGCGTCTACAAACTCGTGGCGGTCGAACGGGACGGCGAGATGCAACCGACGATGAAGCTCTCCAAGGGGAAGGTCACCTACCCCGGCGCCAAGAGCGTCCGCCGGACGACCGAGGGCGGCGAGTACGCCGGCGACGTCGTCGGCCTGCGCGAGGAGAGCGACGACCTCCCCGGCGAGGAACTGCTCGAGACCGTCGTCGAGGACGGCGAGCGGGTCGTCGACCTCCCCGACCTCGAGACGATCCGCGAGCGCGCGGCCGACCTCCGGCGGCGGCTCCCGGTCGAACACCGGCGGATCGAGGACCCCGAGCCCTACGAGGTACGAATCAGCGACGCGCTCGAGGCCGAAACGGAGGGCCTGCGCCGGACGCTCGAGGAGCGGATGGACGTCTGATACGGATCCGGCGTCAGTCCGTCGGCACGTGCGTGGCGGCCGCGTTGGCCGCCACCTCGTCGAACCGTTCGACTGCCCCGTCGGCGAGCGGGTACTCGCCGTGGTAGGGATCGATCTCGCGGTCGACTCCCGAGACGAACCGGATCGCGTCGGCCAGCCGCTCGTAGTTCTCGTCGACGACGTCCTGGATCAGGACCGGCATCCCCGCGCGGTGACACAGTTCGCTCGCCGCGGCGCGACCGGCCCAGATCCGCCCGGCCTCGCGGTCGGCGAAGAACAGCGCGAACGGCGCTTCGTCGAACTGTGCCTCGAGGAAGGCCTGCGCGCTCGGGTCGTCCCAGGGGACGACGCCGACGTCCTCGAGTTGACGCATGGCGGTCGAGGCGGCCGAACAGAACGGGCAGTCGCCGTCGTAGACGAGGATGCCGGTGAACTCGTTCGTGTCGGTCATACTGACGGGTAGCTCGGAGCCGCGGTAGACTCCCCTTCGACGCCGCGGGCTATCAATGTCCGTGCCGGTCACCCGAGTTTCGACCGCCCCGGCGGCCGGTCGTGCTCCGCCCGGTGCTCCAGCAGTTCGTCGTACCGTTCGACCTCGAGGACGCAGTCGGAGCGGGGTTGGGCGACGCAGGTGAGGACGAACCCCGCCGCCTCGTCCTCGGGGTAGTACCGCTTGGCGTTGGCGTGGTCGACCTCCCCCTCGAGGAGCCGCGCGCCGCAGGTGATACACCACCCCTGCTGGCAGTCCGCGGAGAGCCAGAGGCCGGCCCCGCGGGCCGCCGAGAGGATCGACTGGTTCTCCCGGACCTCGATGCTCCGGCTCTCGCCGGCTGCCTCGAGGTCGGCGTCCTCGGGGACACGGAGTTCGACAGTCCAGGTGGTCGACGTCGAGCCTGTCACGAATCGTGTGTGGGTCGGAAGCGACGACCGAAAAGCCTGCTGCGGGCAGCCGTCGGCCGATGGTGTCGTCCTGAACCGTTGAACCTACGGAGTCCAGCCTCCTACCGTCGCGCGAGTATGCCGACGGTGCTGGTTCGCGGTCCCGCGGATGAGGGACCCGACGACGTCGTCGGGGCGTTCGCCGGTGAAGCGGACGGACACCGTCTCCGAGGCCGACGTGCTCGACGAATTCCTCGCGTACGCCCGCGAGCGTAGTTCGGTCGTCGCCCCCGTAGAAGCGGCGTGACGCCGACTCCGACGCTTTCCTGAAACGGCTACCGGCACTGCTGTCACACCGGTAGCCGCCCTGGGTTCGCTCGAGTGGATGGAGACCGAGCGCTACCGGGAGATCGCGCGGGAAAATCGATGGGCACCGGATCGCTGGCCGTCGGACGTAGGGATGCAACGTGTGGTTTGGTGGGGTAGGTGGTGCGTGTCCACGTCCGACACTGTCCGGTGCGATTCGTGGTTGGATACCATCTCACTTAGAACTACCTATCCTGTACACTGTCCGATTCTTGATGGGCGGCCCCGCTACAACCGCGTAATCGCCCGGACGCATCGGCTGACCGAACCGCGGCGACGACACGGTCTCGTGAGCAGTCATCTGCTCCGATCGGCGACCAACCGGAGAATCGGCCGGAACGCGCCGGCCCGAGCTATTTCACCGCGGTCGATGTGGACGCCCCCATGGCCGAGACCGACATCGCGATCACCGGCGCGTCCGGCAACGTGGGACGGGAGGCGATCGAGGCGTTCGCCGACCGCGAGGCCTCGCTGACGCTGTTCTCCCA of the Halobiforma lacisalsi AJ5 genome contains:
- a CDS encoding 2Fe-2S iron-sulfur cluster-binding protein, whose protein sequence is MTGSTSTTWTVELRVPEDADLEAAGESRSIEVRENQSILSAARGAGLWLSADCQQGWCITCGARLLEGEVDHANAKRYYPEDEAAGFVLTCVAQPRSDCVLEVERYDELLEHRAEHDRPPGRSKLG